The Sinomonas sp. P10A9 genome includes a window with the following:
- the leuC gene encoding 3-isopropylmalate dehydratase large subunit produces the protein MGRTLAEKVWDAHVVRKGADGQPDLLYIDLHLVHEVTSPQAFEGLRLAGRRLRRPDLTIATEDHNTPTLDIDKPIADPTSRTQIETLRANCAEFGVRLHSLGDREQGIVHVVGPQLGLTQPGLTIVCGDSHTSTHGAFGALAMGIGTSEVEHVMATQSLSLTPFKTMAITVEGTLKPGVSSKDIILAVIAKIGTGGGQGYVLEYRGSAIRALSMEARMTICNMSIEAGARAGMVAPDQTTYDFMKGRPHAPQGAEWDAAVEYWDTLRTDDDAVFDAEVFLDADTLEPFVTWGTNPGQGVSLSQAVPDPDDFADENAKATARRALDYMGLSAGTPMKEIRVDTVFLGSCTNSRLEDLRAAAEIVRGRAKDPTVRMLVVPGSARVRLEAEAEGLDKVFKDFGAEWRFAGCSMCLGMNPDQLQPGERCASTSNRNFEGRQGKGGRTHLVSPVVAAATAIRGTLSSPADLDPVPDSQAAGTAA, from the coding sequence GTGGGACGCACACTGGCCGAGAAGGTCTGGGACGCACACGTGGTGCGCAAGGGCGCGGATGGGCAGCCCGATCTGCTGTACATCGACCTTCACCTAGTGCATGAGGTGACGTCGCCTCAAGCGTTCGAGGGCCTCCGGCTCGCCGGCCGCAGGCTGCGCCGACCCGACCTCACGATTGCGACCGAGGACCACAACACCCCGACGCTCGACATCGACAAGCCGATCGCGGATCCGACGAGCCGTACGCAGATCGAGACCCTGCGCGCCAACTGCGCGGAGTTCGGCGTCCGACTGCACTCCCTCGGTGACCGCGAGCAGGGCATCGTGCACGTGGTTGGCCCGCAGCTCGGCCTCACACAGCCCGGGCTCACGATCGTGTGCGGCGACTCGCACACGTCGACGCACGGTGCGTTCGGTGCCCTTGCCATGGGCATCGGCACATCCGAGGTCGAGCACGTGATGGCCACGCAGTCGCTCTCGCTCACTCCGTTCAAGACCATGGCCATCACGGTCGAGGGCACGCTCAAGCCCGGCGTGAGCAGCAAGGACATCATCCTCGCCGTTATCGCCAAGATCGGCACCGGCGGCGGCCAGGGCTATGTCCTCGAATACCGTGGCTCCGCGATCCGCGCCCTCTCAATGGAGGCGCGCATGACGATCTGCAACATGTCCATCGAGGCGGGCGCCCGCGCAGGCATGGTCGCGCCGGACCAGACCACCTACGACTTCATGAAGGGCCGCCCTCACGCCCCGCAGGGCGCCGAGTGGGATGCGGCCGTCGAGTACTGGGACACACTGCGGACCGACGACGACGCCGTGTTCGACGCCGAGGTGTTCCTCGACGCTGACACGCTCGAGCCGTTCGTCACGTGGGGAACGAACCCCGGCCAGGGCGTCTCGCTCTCGCAGGCGGTGCCGGATCCGGACGACTTCGCGGACGAGAACGCCAAGGCCACCGCGCGCCGTGCCCTCGACTACATGGGCCTCAGTGCGGGAACGCCGATGAAGGAGATCCGCGTCGACACGGTCTTCCTCGGATCCTGCACCAATTCCCGTCTCGAGGACCTCCGGGCTGCCGCGGAGATCGTCCGCGGCCGCGCCAAGGACCCGACGGTCCGCATGTTGGTCGTCCCGGGGTCTGCCCGAGTGCGCCTCGAGGCCGAGGCCGAGGGGCTCGACAAGGTGTTCAAGGACTTCGGTGCCGAGTGGCGCTTTGCAGGCTGCTCGATGTGCCTTGGCATGAATCCCGACCAGCTCCAGCCGGGCGAGCGGTGCGCCTCGACGTCGAACCGCAACTTCGAGGGCCGCCAGGGCAAGGGTGGCCGCACGCACCTCGTCTCGCCCGTCGTCGCGGCGGCGACCGCGATCCGTGGCACACTCTCGTCGCCCGCAGACCTCGATCCCGTGCCCGACTCCCAAGCCGCTGGCACGGCTGCCTAA
- a CDS encoding IclR family transcriptional regulator gives MDNSSGVGVIDKAALVLDALEAGPTTLAQLVAATGLARPTVHRLALALVHHRLVARDMQGRFVLGSRLVELASAAGEDRLIAAAGPILVQLRDATGESAQIFRRQGDWRVCVASAERPVGLRDTIPVGTQLSMKAGSAAQVLVAWEDHDRLLEGLNQARFTPTVLAGVRRRGWAQSLGEREPGVASVSAPVRGPSGRVIAAVSISGPIERLTRQPGRQHAEVVCNAGRLLTEALRKGND, from the coding sequence ATGGACAACTCTAGTGGCGTCGGCGTCATCGACAAGGCCGCCCTCGTGCTCGACGCCCTCGAGGCGGGGCCCACGACCCTCGCGCAGCTCGTAGCGGCGACCGGCCTCGCTCGGCCCACCGTCCATCGGCTCGCTCTCGCCCTCGTGCACCACCGGCTCGTGGCGCGGGACATGCAGGGTCGGTTCGTGCTGGGCTCGCGGCTCGTCGAACTCGCCTCCGCCGCGGGCGAGGACCGCCTCATCGCCGCTGCCGGCCCCATCCTCGTCCAGCTCCGCGACGCAACCGGCGAGAGCGCCCAGATCTTCCGCCGACAGGGCGACTGGCGCGTCTGCGTCGCCTCGGCCGAGCGCCCGGTGGGCCTGCGCGACACGATCCCCGTGGGCACCCAGCTCAGCATGAAGGCCGGCTCGGCGGCACAGGTGCTCGTAGCATGGGAAGACCACGACCGGCTCCTCGAGGGCCTGAACCAGGCGCGCTTCACGCCCACAGTCCTCGCGGGAGTACGACGCCGCGGCTGGGCCCAGTCGCTCGGCGAACGCGAGCCCGGGGTCGCCTCCGTCTCCGCCCCGGTGCGGGGACCCTCCGGCCGGGTGATCGCAGCGGTGTCCATTTCGGGGCCCATCGAGCGCTTGACCCGCCAGCCGGGCCGCCAGCATGCTGAGGTCGTGTGCAATGCCGGACGGCTCCTGACGGAGGCCCTGCGCAAGGGCAACGACTAA
- a CDS encoding DUF1697 domain-containing protein, with the protein MAEYAVFLRGVNVGGITLKMADVRATLAALPVSGVKTLLASGNAILSAEKTTNEVKDLVERALRSDFGYDAWVVVLPRDEVDSLVAACPYPADGPAVHAYITLASDPTALDGLLDTAAALAESRPETGSSAETEHTRLSPMALAWRCPKGSTLDAPISKASAKPAFKATTTTRNLRTLLKVQAAFA; encoded by the coding sequence GTGGCCGAGTACGCGGTGTTCCTGCGCGGCGTCAACGTAGGCGGCATCACGCTCAAGATGGCGGACGTCCGCGCGACTCTTGCGGCGCTGCCGGTCTCTGGCGTCAAGACGCTGCTCGCGAGCGGCAACGCCATTCTCTCTGCCGAGAAGACCACGAACGAGGTCAAAGACCTGGTCGAGCGTGCGCTGCGGTCCGATTTCGGCTACGACGCATGGGTCGTGGTGCTCCCGCGCGACGAGGTCGACTCGCTCGTTGCAGCCTGCCCGTACCCGGCCGACGGACCCGCGGTCCATGCGTACATCACCCTCGCCTCGGACCCCACGGCGCTCGACGGCCTCCTTGACACCGCGGCGGCCCTCGCGGAATCGCGTCCGGAGACCGGCAGCTCAGCCGAGACGGAGCACACGCGCCTCTCCCCGATGGCGCTCGCGTGGCGCTGCCCGAAGGGTTCCACCCTTGACGCGCCCATCTCCAAGGCCAGCGCCAAGCCGGCGTTCAAGGCCACGACCACGACGCGCAACCTCCGAACGCTCCTGAAGGTCCAGGCAGCCTTCGCGTGA
- a CDS encoding HAD family hydrolase produces MADTVTATVAEALAESTGPATPATHDGGRAPAVVRVPGVVGTAQVEGVLLDIDETLVDLEGAMDRALREVSAPLLPGLAEAEWVTFCRIFTRGSDDIYERYMAHEITFAEQRVLRAERCLAHFGTGFASDAQAAQWLSEYETAQPSYVRAFDDVHPFLDALEAAGIAYGAVSNNVHDYQRAKLDVAGLERISVLVGIDAVGVAKPDPAIFREGLRRLGTAAEQTVYVGDNPAHDVVGAAGAGIRGIWLNRRSTVLDPAAALLVPEQVASLGEIPGILGLL; encoded by the coding sequence GTGGCTGACACGGTGACTGCGACCGTGGCTGAGGCGCTGGCCGAGAGCACAGGACCCGCGACGCCGGCGACGCACGACGGCGGCCGCGCACCCGCCGTCGTTCGCGTGCCCGGCGTGGTCGGAACGGCGCAGGTGGAGGGCGTGCTCCTGGACATCGACGAGACTCTCGTGGATCTCGAGGGCGCCATGGACCGGGCGCTTCGTGAAGTCAGCGCTCCGCTCCTGCCCGGCCTGGCCGAGGCGGAGTGGGTGACGTTCTGCCGCATCTTCACGCGCGGGTCCGACGACATCTATGAGCGCTACATGGCGCACGAGATCACATTCGCCGAGCAGCGGGTGCTGCGGGCCGAGCGGTGCCTCGCGCACTTCGGGACGGGTTTCGCCTCCGATGCCCAGGCTGCTCAGTGGCTCAGCGAGTACGAGACGGCGCAGCCCTCATACGTCCGGGCGTTTGACGACGTGCACCCGTTCCTCGATGCCCTCGAGGCCGCGGGGATCGCCTACGGCGCCGTCAGCAACAACGTGCACGACTACCAGCGGGCCAAGCTCGATGTCGCCGGTCTCGAGCGCATCAGCGTCCTGGTGGGCATCGATGCGGTGGGCGTTGCGAAGCCGGATCCGGCCATCTTCCGTGAGGGACTGCGCCGGCTCGGCACGGCGGCCGAGCAGACGGTGTACGTCGGGGACAACCCCGCGCACGACGTCGTCGGGGCGGCCGGCGCGGGAATCCGCGGGATCTGGCTCAATCGCCGCTCGACGGTCCTCGACCCCGCGGCCGCACTGCTGGTGCCCGAACAGGTTGCGAGCCTGGGCGAGATCCCGGGGATCCTCGGCCTCCTCTGA
- the gltX gene encoding glutamate--tRNA ligase produces the protein MTSSPPAPLLDPASIPSVVPDTPVRVRFCPSPTGTPHVGMVRTALFNWAYARHTGGTFVFRIEDTDAQRDTEESYEQIVEALRWLGLTWDEGIDVGGPHEPYRQSRRLDLYKDVAAKLKDAGFLYESFSTPAEIEARHKAAGRDPKLGYDNSDRDLTDEQKAAFRAEGREPVLRFRMPEEDVVFNDIIRGEITFKAGTVPDFVVVRADGSPLYTLVNPVDDALMGITHVLRGEDLLSSTPRQVALYYALHAVGVASYMPIFGHLPYVMGEGNKKLSKRDPESNLFHHRERGFIPEGLLNYLALLGWSISADEDIFTVEQFTSAFDIADVLPNPARFDLKKAEAINGTHVRLLEAADFRERLVPYLREAGIVGEALTPRQDEILTEAAPLIQERITLLGEAPEMLGFLFAEDSAIRIADDALKGMPANLPEVLDAALAALEPVTDWSAEDIQAALRSALVEGLGIKPRLAFGPVRTAISGRRISPPLFESMVILGKDSSLARIKAFRG, from the coding sequence ATGACTTCCTCGCCCCCAGCACCCCTGCTCGACCCCGCCTCCATCCCGTCCGTCGTGCCCGACACGCCGGTGCGTGTGCGCTTCTGCCCCTCTCCGACGGGCACGCCGCACGTCGGCATGGTGCGCACTGCCCTGTTCAACTGGGCCTACGCGCGCCACACGGGCGGCACGTTCGTGTTCCGCATCGAGGACACCGACGCGCAGCGGGACACCGAGGAGAGCTACGAGCAGATCGTCGAGGCCCTGCGCTGGCTCGGCCTGACGTGGGACGAGGGGATCGACGTCGGCGGCCCGCACGAGCCGTACCGGCAGTCGCGTCGTCTCGACCTCTACAAGGACGTCGCCGCGAAGCTCAAGGACGCGGGGTTCCTGTACGAGTCGTTCTCCACGCCGGCCGAGATCGAGGCCCGCCACAAGGCGGCGGGCCGGGATCCCAAGCTCGGCTACGACAACTCGGACCGAGACCTCACGGACGAGCAGAAGGCAGCCTTCCGTGCCGAGGGACGCGAGCCTGTGCTGCGCTTCCGCATGCCCGAGGAGGACGTGGTCTTCAATGACATCATCCGCGGCGAGATCACGTTCAAGGCCGGAACAGTGCCGGACTTCGTCGTGGTGCGCGCGGACGGCTCGCCCCTGTACACGCTCGTCAACCCGGTCGACGACGCTCTCATGGGCATCACCCACGTGCTCCGTGGCGAGGACCTCCTGTCCTCGACCCCGCGCCAGGTCGCGCTCTACTACGCGCTCCACGCGGTGGGCGTTGCGAGCTACATGCCGATCTTCGGCCACCTGCCCTATGTGATGGGCGAGGGGAACAAGAAGCTCTCCAAGCGCGACCCGGAGTCGAACCTCTTCCACCACCGCGAGCGCGGCTTCATCCCCGAGGGCCTCCTGAACTACCTCGCGCTGCTCGGCTGGTCGATCTCGGCGGACGAGGACATCTTCACGGTGGAGCAGTTCACGTCCGCGTTCGACATCGCCGACGTGCTGCCCAACCCGGCCCGCTTCGACCTCAAGAAGGCCGAGGCGATCAACGGCACGCACGTGCGCCTGCTCGAGGCCGCCGACTTCCGCGAGCGCCTGGTCCCGTACCTGCGCGAGGCCGGCATCGTGGGGGAGGCCCTCACCCCGCGCCAGGACGAGATCCTGACTGAGGCCGCGCCGCTCATCCAGGAGCGCATCACGCTCCTCGGCGAGGCCCCCGAGATGCTCGGCTTCCTCTTTGCCGAGGACTCCGCGATCCGCATCGCCGACGATGCACTGAAGGGCATGCCCGCGAACCTGCCCGAGGTCCTCGACGCCGCCCTCGCGGCCCTCGAGCCGGTCACGGACTGGTCGGCTGAGGACATCCAGGCAGCCCTGCGCAGCGCCCTCGTGGAGGGACTCGGCATCAAGCCGCGCCTCGCGTTCGGGCCAGTCCGCACGGCCATCTCCGGCCGCCGCATTTCGCCGCCGCTCTTCGAGTCCATGGTCATCCTCGGCAAGGACTCGTCCCTCGCACGCATCAAGGCCTTCCGTGGCTGA
- a CDS encoding fumarylacetoacetate hydrolase family protein — protein MRIARCVLDSEPFYGVVQGEPGHETVAVIKGDPFFNGVEPTGVTHPLEDVRLLAPIIPRSKVVGIGRNYADHAKEMGNDLPTEPSMFLVANTAVVGPGDPVVLPEWTEEVSYEGELCVVIGRICKDVPAEKARDVIFGFTVGNDLTARDKQRTDLQWARAKSFDTSKPLGPWIETDLDVEDLRLSTKVNGEVRQDGSTADMVFGVNELVAAVSAAFTLLPGDVIMTGTPAGVGLVKEGDRVEIEIEGLGVLSNPVVRR, from the coding sequence ATGCGCATTGCCCGTTGTGTACTCGACTCCGAACCCTTCTACGGCGTGGTCCAGGGGGAGCCCGGCCACGAGACCGTCGCCGTCATCAAGGGTGACCCCTTCTTCAACGGCGTCGAGCCGACCGGCGTCACCCACCCGCTCGAGGACGTGCGCCTCCTCGCGCCGATCATCCCCCGCAGCAAGGTCGTGGGGATCGGCCGCAACTACGCGGACCACGCCAAGGAGATGGGCAACGACCTGCCCACCGAGCCGTCCATGTTCCTCGTGGCCAACACGGCAGTGGTGGGCCCCGGCGACCCGGTCGTCCTGCCGGAGTGGACCGAGGAAGTCTCCTACGAGGGCGAGCTCTGCGTCGTGATCGGACGCATCTGCAAGGACGTACCAGCAGAGAAGGCCAGGGATGTCATCTTCGGCTTCACCGTGGGCAACGACCTCACGGCACGCGACAAGCAGCGCACTGATCTCCAGTGGGCGAGAGCCAAGTCGTTTGACACGTCCAAGCCCCTCGGACCCTGGATCGAGACCGACCTCGACGTCGAGGATCTCCGCCTCTCCACCAAGGTCAACGGCGAGGTCAGGCAGGACGGCAGCACCGCAGACATGGTCTTCGGCGTCAATGAGCTCGTCGCTGCCGTCTCCGCAGCCTTCACCCTCCTGCCCGGCGACGTCATCATGACCGGCACCCCTGCCGGCGTGGGCCTCGTGAAGGAGGGCGACCGCGTCGAGATCGAGATCGAGGGCCTCGGAGTCCTCTCGAACCCTGTCGTGCGTCGGTAG
- a CDS encoding branched-chain amino acid aminotransferase, with protein MTQNALSVEFARRLSETPKSAEERAAILENPGFGDYFTDHTVVVDWKVDPEGKGGWHNARVEPYGPIAMDPAAAVLHYGQEIFEGLKAYRHADGTVWTFRPEANAHRFNKSAQRLALPELPTEVFIESLRQIVSADKDWVPNGDGEALYLRPFMIATEAFLGVRPAREVSYRVIASPAGNYFGGELKPVSIWLSEHYARAGHGGTGEAKCGGNYAASLAAQLEAEANGCKQVLFLDPTNDFAVDELGGMNIFFVFNGDTLVTPALNGNILHGVTRDSVLQLASDRGLTVEERKITIDEWRQAVADGTLTEVFACGTAAVITPIGELKTADGSLVTPELKGESVAMSIREQLLGIQTGTVEDLHGWLTQLA; from the coding sequence ATGACTCAGAACGCTCTCAGCGTTGAATTCGCACGGCGGCTCTCGGAGACCCCGAAGAGCGCCGAGGAGCGTGCGGCGATCCTGGAGAACCCCGGGTTCGGCGACTATTTCACTGACCACACCGTCGTCGTCGACTGGAAGGTCGATCCCGAGGGGAAGGGCGGCTGGCACAACGCGCGGGTCGAGCCGTACGGCCCGATCGCGATGGATCCGGCCGCCGCGGTGCTGCACTACGGCCAGGAGATCTTCGAAGGCCTCAAGGCGTACCGCCACGCCGACGGCACCGTCTGGACGTTCCGTCCCGAGGCGAACGCTCACCGCTTCAACAAGTCGGCCCAGCGCCTCGCGCTGCCCGAGCTGCCGACTGAGGTCTTCATCGAGTCTCTGCGGCAGATCGTGTCCGCGGACAAGGATTGGGTGCCGAACGGCGACGGCGAGGCCCTGTACCTGCGCCCGTTCATGATTGCCACCGAGGCGTTCCTGGGCGTCCGTCCGGCCCGTGAGGTCTCGTATCGCGTCATCGCCTCGCCCGCGGGCAACTACTTCGGCGGCGAGCTCAAGCCTGTCTCGATCTGGCTCTCCGAGCACTATGCGCGTGCAGGCCACGGCGGCACGGGGGAGGCGAAGTGCGGCGGCAACTACGCGGCGTCGCTCGCGGCCCAGCTTGAGGCCGAGGCGAATGGGTGCAAGCAGGTCCTGTTCCTCGACCCGACCAACGACTTCGCTGTCGATGAGCTCGGCGGCATGAACATCTTCTTCGTGTTCAACGGCGACACCCTCGTCACGCCGGCGCTCAACGGCAACATCCTCCACGGCGTCACCCGCGACTCTGTCCTGCAGCTCGCGAGCGACCGCGGGCTCACGGTCGAGGAACGCAAGATCACGATCGACGAATGGCGTCAGGCCGTCGCCGACGGGACGCTCACCGAGGTCTTCGCCTGCGGCACCGCGGCCGTCATCACGCCCATCGGCGAGCTCAAGACCGCCGACGGTTCCCTCGTGACGCCCGAGCTCAAGGGCGAGTCGGTCGCGATGAGCATCCGCGAGCAGCTCCTCGGGATCCAGACCGGCACGGTCGAGGACCTGCACGGCTGGCTTACGCAGCTCGCGTAG
- a CDS encoding 3-isopropylmalate dehydrogenase has translation MTQTQLDLAVIPGDGIGPEVTAEALKVLHKALEGSGLEVKETRYSLGAEHWLATGETLSEETLADIRGRDAILFGAVGAAPGDTRIPSGILEREILLKLRFSLDHCVNLRPSRLYAGVPSPLADPGQVDFVVVREGTEGPYTGNGGALRVGTPQEIATEVSVNTAFGVERVVRDAFRRATQRRNKVTLVHKHNVLVYAGHLWKRTVEAVAAEFPGVEHDYLHVDAATIFLVTDPSRFDVIVTDNLFGDILTDLAGAVTGGIGLAASGNINIDRTAPSMFEPVHGSAPDIAGQQKADPTAAILSAALLLDHIGQPEAAARIQAAVRADVESRTPGEARTTSAVGDAVAARL, from the coding sequence ATGACCCAGACGCAGCTCGATCTTGCAGTGATTCCCGGAGACGGCATCGGCCCCGAAGTGACGGCAGAGGCCCTCAAGGTCCTCCACAAGGCGCTCGAGGGATCGGGCCTCGAAGTCAAGGAGACGCGTTACAGCCTCGGCGCGGAGCACTGGCTCGCGACGGGGGAGACGCTCTCCGAGGAGACCCTTGCGGACATCCGCGGCCGCGATGCCATCCTCTTCGGCGCCGTCGGTGCCGCCCCCGGTGACACACGCATCCCCTCGGGCATCCTCGAACGCGAGATCCTCCTCAAGCTCCGCTTCAGCCTCGACCACTGCGTCAACCTGCGACCGTCCCGGCTCTACGCGGGAGTTCCCAGCCCGCTCGCGGACCCGGGGCAGGTCGATTTCGTTGTGGTGCGCGAGGGCACCGAGGGCCCCTACACGGGCAACGGCGGCGCCCTGCGGGTCGGCACGCCGCAGGAGATTGCCACGGAGGTCTCCGTCAACACGGCCTTCGGGGTCGAGCGCGTGGTCCGCGACGCCTTCCGCCGCGCCACCCAGCGGCGCAACAAGGTCACGCTCGTCCACAAGCACAACGTCCTCGTGTACGCGGGCCACCTGTGGAAGCGCACCGTCGAGGCCGTCGCCGCCGAGTTCCCGGGCGTCGAGCACGACTACCTGCACGTCGACGCGGCCACGATCTTCCTCGTCACCGACCCCTCCAGGTTCGACGTCATCGTCACCGACAACCTGTTCGGCGACATCCTCACGGACCTCGCGGGTGCAGTAACGGGCGGCATCGGCCTCGCCGCAAGCGGCAACATCAACATCGACCGCACCGCGCCGAGCATGTTCGAGCCCGTCCACGGATCGGCCCCCGACATCGCCGGCCAGCAGAAGGCCGACCCGACCGCCGCGATCCTCTCGGCCGCGCTCCTGCTTGACCACATCGGCCAGCCCGAGGCAGCTGCGCGCATCCAGGCTGCCGTGCGGGCCGATGTCGAGTCCCGCACCCCGGGCGAGGCGCGCACGACGTCTGCCGTCGGGGACGCCGTCGCGGCGCGCCTCTAG